tctactattctatgattccctgaAATCAAGTGGCTTGCATGCCCTGGAAACAACTGCATTTCCCAGCTATAAGAGGTGCAAGAATGCCAAGACCAATCTATATTTCCTGCTCTCAGCTGGGGTGGGGGGGACAGGCAGGGCAGCATTTAGCTGTTCTTAGCAGTGAATGCCTGCATTTCCCAAACCACTTTCCCTTTATAAGAACCATAAACATTGTCCAATGAACCGAGACCTGTCCATCACTTTCTCTCTAACAGCAAAGCCAGGTGGTGAGCGATGACAGAAACTTGAGTCAAAGCAAGGCTACTGAGAAAAGAGAGGGAGGTCTACGCTTGTTCTGGGGGTGCATGAGTGCAAAAggtttttaataaacaaacaaataaatgcaagccccctccccaaatactgAGCATGCTTAGGAACTATAGAATGATTGATGAGTGTTGGTTGGGCAAGAAAAACGGAAAATGAGGGCAGGGGTGGGAAGGCAAggaggatggaatggagtatcctgcagGAGGGTATGGCTGGCTGGCAACCTGTAGGGAACTCTCCCATAAGAAGCAGAAGATACATTTGGCTATACCGTTATGCAAATCTGATCAAAAGCAAAgcagacagacacatgatggcaatCACAGTGTGGCCTCGTATGGCAGAAGAAAGGGTTTTTGCCTGTTTTCCTGGTACATGTATTATAATGCTCAATCACATACAGAACAGATAAATTTATGGTGGACATGACGTGACCCCTGAATCCACCAGCAATCGAGACTCAGAGGCTGCAAATGCACCAGCCAAGGAGCCAGATCAAGGATaggaaccagatgcctcccaccacACTTCACCAGTCCAGTGGCGCAGGGAGTGTATTAGGAGGGAGGCTACGAAGTGGAGGAGACGTGCCCCCCTTCAGGCCAGGGGGTTGAccctttaaggctctgaagtTCTCCTTGAAGGCAGGGAGGTAATTTGGTGACAAAAGGCTTAAAAGGCCTCTGTCTGCTCTCAACTCTTGTCTCAGCAAGTTGCTCGCTCAGAGTtatctgaagcaccttggacagctcctttaacgtttggactaaaactcggagtggattcaaaagcaccttggacagttctttgaaagttcagacaaaaccccagagcagattccactgccccactgacatggagctaccagctgccactgaatctaggacctgtagctctgtgaagggaatggggatctcctaacaactcttagcacctttaacaaatgacagttcccaggattctttgggggaagccacagctgttaaagtggtatgatactgctttaactgtaaggtgcagatgtggcgtAACTGGCACTTAACAGACACAATCTTAGGCGACCCACATAGTCttacctcagagaggaggagagggatggaTTTGCTAAGGTCTTTGGCTCTCTCGGGCTCAAGATACTGATGGCTTAACATCTGGGGCTTAGTGTAGGCTAGAAACAAGGAAAGTAAACAAATTAACAAGAAGACTGTATCCCATCCCATGCCTTGAAGCCACAAAACTGAATAAAAGCCAGATTCATTATCAGTCTTGGCCACAGGATAAAGGGACTGCAGCAAGTCGAATGGCTTTTTCAAATGTGTAAGATCGCgcacataattttttaaaacctatgtcttcattttctttcttgAATAGCAATAGCCCTGACAAAGGCACAGCTGTTACCAAAACATGTAAACAAGGAAGAAAGAAATGAATGTCTGCTTACTATCTTTATAGATGGATTCAGCTCCCTCTAGCGGTTGAAATCAAAATTACTAGTGAGCCAAAACCGGTGCAAGGGACAAGGGTAAACAAATTGTGTAAATAATTAGGTAGGAGACTACTGTGGAATTGGTGCTGCTCATGCGCAGACATTTTCCACACTGTCCAcatgtcatcaaaatgccaggcTGTATATTTCATCTGGATTTTCTTGTTCCACAGAAAATGTGGCAAGTAAAAGTAACCCCGCATACTTCCACATGGGCAGATCTGTCAAGttcagcttctctcagtttctcgttttcccactcttgaattcagttctccacattcttgcatcagtttgatgaacctttgcCCCACGGGCTTGATCATGTCcactgagcccccccccccccaatttggccGGTGCAGCCATTTTAGTcaagccacgcccacctgccGTCATTATATATGACACCTGCTGTGGGccagatgataataataataataataataataaatttaatttctgtgtcgcctatctggccaaaggccactctaggcgacgtacaaaacagttaaaacacaatgagataaaatactataatacagtaaaaaacagtatgagaataatactgAATAATAATGAAGACAGGTGTGGGCTGAAAGGATTATTGACACCCACGCACAGAGCTTtgcaagccccaacaatcagctgaatCGCTGGCCCCTGCAAAGTGTTGGTTGCAGTGGTTTGCAAGACCCGACAAGAGGGAAGAATCTGGCCTGCTAGCCAGGTCCagtcctccatccctgctttagatctTTGTGTTCAATGAACAAAGGTCTGACGCTCCTTCCTGCAGGGATGAGGATGTGTCCATGTGGGCTAACATGCCTGTCACCCACCCCTcactaaacataagaacataagaaaaggctgctggatcaggccagtggcccatctagtccagcctcgtgttcttacagtggccaacaaaacgcctatgggaagcccgcaagcaggacctgagtgcatgagcACTCTCCCGTCCCGCGGCTTcgaacaactggtattcagaagcaaactgcctttgactgtggaggcaaagcatagccattgtggttagcTGCTATGATTTGGATAAATTGTGACTCACCACACTGCACCACACTTTTACCAGCTCCTGTATTGTTTTGCACAAACAAGGTGTGTGTGCGCAACTGTCCTGAAAGGCCTTCTAGATGGCTGCAACTTCCACCCCATTCCGTTTCCTTAACTCTTCAGCAGACAGCAAAACCCAGGAGGTTTTTCAagcacccccccccccatctagAACTGGGGAGGTTCAGATCAGTGAGTGGTAACCTTTGTCAGCTCACATTATTAGAAAAAGCCAAACCAATGGCTTGAAGCAGGCTGCCACTTACTTTCTGTGGTCGTGTAAAGGTTCACCATGCTCTTTGCAAAGCTGTAGCCGTTGGCGCGAATTAACTTCTTGGCAACAGGAGCATGATGCCTGTTTCCCTCTGGAATACATTGAAAATAAACAGGCCAGTATTAGACAATGAAAGACACTGGCATGATTGTAACCACACTTTGAACAGGGCAGCTTCCTCTGCCCCCTGAGGATTTTAACCCTCTTCTCTTTCTTTATTTGATCTAGAGATTATAGCTTGTGGTCCAGGAGCTTGTGTACACAGCTGGGTGTTTTTCTGGCTTACATATTCTACTCCAACAGCTCTCCCTCGCTCCCTCTCCAACCACAAATCACATTTCTGAAAGGTGGCGGGGGGGGGTCGGTGGATTTTAAAGCCTGGCTCATTTGTTCAGTTGTGTGAAGAGCTGATCCAGCAAAACAGAACACAAAAAGAAACAGGGTGTGCTTGGGCAAGCAGGAGGGTGCATGGAAGGGATCTtttggaacagaggaagctgtcttTTCCAGAGCCTATCTATCTCAGAATTgtccaccctgactggcagctggtctctagggtttcagacacagAGGGCAGAcaggttgggccttggccgagggtctgtggcccagaggggcccctccttagggtgagagggtagcactcccgtttcatgatctacaccaacATCAGCTCCCAACTCTGCCACggatcgtggagagggagctccaagGAACCctcccaatacagtcagtgtgggcttcaacaagcctgcctgcctgcttcagctgcctctcccatccctgtgaatgatgtgcgcgTTGCAtgcgcatgcctgtcatcaaccaagttGGAAGCAGAGctgtccctaaggggctgatgccctgccaccattttggttgatggctggCATGCTTGCACAGCGAGCACggaggtgggcttattagccccgtgcTGCCTGTAGGGgggggttgggctatggtgccacaggcctggggcacgctggtgcccaaggtcccagtcatgcctggtgccggtcctgcatggggatattcccagcccaagcaaaaacacacacatttttgcaagcaatttcccctaatgcatttttaatgctttcgtcactaaaatatgcatagtaacgcacactttcctctagtatatgcatgtttgaacacattacttgccaaatttggagaagtgtgaattttggaagatggcggagttcatgtattgttttgggaagtgcaaattaggtagatttgtttgcctttaaatgtgaactggatttcTCTAGTCTGACTTATATACTCACTAGACTTATCCAACTCTACTGTTTGGAaggtttttatgctgttttgaatggaTCTGCTGCCATTGGCTATTTTTGGTAGTCAACACGAAAACAATCTTTTTTATTTCCTTTCTTGCTTCTGTAGCGAGAGAatttgctgcttttaccaatctgtttccccccctcaaaaatattaatatcagcaattttaaaggaaatatcgataaatgaaacatcaataaaacgactgttcttaatatcaatattttagaggcagatttttttttataaaaaacaccAGTTTTTGAAAACAGCtgtggaaaatcgctacataaaaatttgatccgcaactatagagaataagcaaattcagtaccaaatctgaattgggcagaattctagcacatccctagtactGACCAACACAAGATCATGCTTAGCTAACAAAGCATCAGTACCTGAAAGTGTAGAAGAATCCATTTCTTGAGCGACTCCTCTTTGGTCAACAGCTTCGTTTTGCAGCGGGTCCTTTGCAAGACTACAAGGTTCATCCTTAAGCAACATCTTTTCAGTTTCTAGGTTGTCCCGAGAGCCCAAGTCAGAACTTCCTTCCACAGCACTAGCAAGTTTATCAATGTCCTCTGAAGGTACGGACTCTATCAATATCTGAACCCTACCTGCCAATGAATTCATCTTGCGTTTGCTTTCTTCGGCCATGACAAACTCGTCAGCGGGTGTCTCCGGCTCAAAAGTGATGCCAGCCTGCTCTTTAGTTGGTGCCTCTATTTTGACTGAAGGCACTCGAACTGGCAATTTTGATCTCCTGGTGCAACGCtgcaccttctcctcctcctccaccactggAGACTGCTTCCCATTTCCATCACTTAGGCTATTTCTGTTAGCTGTTCCCCCTTTGCTTCTGCCGTATGTGGACCTGGGGATAGACGATCCTGATCCTTTCCTTGGTGGCACTGTGTAAGTAGGCTCATCTTCGCTGGAAGACAAGGTGGCTGGTTTTCTGTAGGGGATTCTGGCTTTGGGATGTATATTAGCAGCGGACTTGCCATCGCCATTTTGGCTGTTATTGGACTGGGTTGAGAGAGACCGGTTCAATCTTGATGGCCTTAGGCCGACGTCTGTGGTGTTGGCCTTTTCTATCAAGATTTCAGATACATCATTAGCCAAGGCAGGCTCACCTCCCTTCTCCCAAAAactcttcaagttcttgaaatGTTCCCGGTCTAGGACAACGTCCTCGTCTTTGTTGCTGCTAGATGAGATAGTGTAATTGGCTCCTTGTTTTACAGAACGACCATTTTCCCATTCTAGAGTTGGCAGTTTTGAGCTCTTCAGTGATTCCTTTTTTGCCAGGCCAAACTCTGGTTTCTCAGCTCCATTCCCTACAACTGTGTTGGGGCAAAACAACCCTTTGCTAGACGCCCTCTTCACCAGTATCTTGCTGGAAGTGCTGGATTCTTCCTGCGTAACTACTGAAATCGCACGGTTTTCTGTTGCAGTATCGGGAATATCCCCGCCGGTTgagtaaggaaaatcaagatccCTTTCGGAAAGCTTTGCAGATATTGCTGAGGGTATGTCATGACCTGCAACGAAACCAGAATCTCCAGTGCCTGTTGACTGAATGCTGCTCACATGCTTTGCAATTTCCAAGGCATTCCAAAATTGTTTAatatagccttccccaacctggtgccctccagatgtcttggcatacagctcccatcagccccaacaagcatggccaatcatcacacatgatggtagctgtagttcatctggatggcaccaagtTGGGAAAAACCTATTCGGAAAATACAGTATCCTTTGTCTAATATGGACAGCAGATTACATTATAAAAAGGTGCATACCATCCAGCTCAGATACGTGGACAGCCCCATTCTGTGCTATCCTATGgttcttttttcttgttttgctCTGGAGAAAGCAGTAAGTTCTGCCCCGGCCATAGAGTGTAACTACACAATACAAAGCATGTATGGTCGGGAGGGCAGGTCTCAGCTCTGCCCTTCTAGCACCAGCATTActattgcttacctggatgggccTGGAGTGGGAGTGACATTGGGGCCATGGGGGTGATACTGGGGCTGCGGGGGTGCACCAGAAGAGCCAGCCCTGCCAATCCCTGTACTTAGCCTGTTGTATTTGTGGGATCCCAGCACTCCTGCTGCCCCACTTTGTCCAGGTAAGCAGCCATGACCCCAGTGTTGGGAAGGGGGCTCTGTCCCACCACACATGCACAGCTACTGCCTGACCCCACGTTTTCCTTGGAATGTCAATGCAGGGATGGGACATGGACTGGGAAGATGAGAGTGTTTCACCCTTCCTTCACGTGCTGATTCTCACCTGCAAATGTACCTccaaacaatatatatatttaggcTGTACTGCCCTCTTTTCTAACCCAGCTGGCCTACAAAAAGGAGGCTCAGGCCCCGTCTGcataatacattcaaagcactctTCTCCCACTTTAAATCATCcgggttttccccaaagaatcctgggacgtgtagtttgtgaaggatcctgaagagacccttactccctctcacaaagctacaattgccagagttccccgggaggagggagtggctgttaaaccactctgagaatgttgctacaccaccttgagctccttggaggaaaggtgggatataaatgtaataataaattaattaaataacaatCTATGCATGCACGTAGGTAATAGTAGTTCACCTTACTTgaaaaagaattttttaaaaacttcttctGGATTGGGGCCAGAAGTTGTCACAAGTGCTAGCCAACAGGCATGTGCGACAACTGTACACACATCTGGGGAATCAGATTTGGTCCTCTTCAGATGCAGCGATCTCAGTCTAACAAATCATTTACGGTATATTATACCAAGAATGTGTGTTGTGCCAACATACTTCCCACTCCCATCTGCCCTGGACCATAATATAACACTTCTGGGGTTTGTTAAAACACAGTTTCCCATTTCATccagatggggaaactgtggtttaatttcCAACTACAAACTGCGAGGATCAGAGGCTGTAATAGAGGAGGGAAGAGATTCAGGGCCACCATCATCTCTGCTGAGAAGTTGGGATCCTCCCTCCAGCAACTGTAATCTGTCATCATGAAGCTGTAGCAGAGCTGGAAGAAATGGGATGAAGGGCCACTCCATAGGCACAGATGAGAGAAAAGCACCATTTGGCTCCTCTTCTTCTTGAACTTTTCCACCCCAGCTGGTCATTGGAAGAACTTGTGACTAAGAACTTGTAACGGAGTTTGCCTATTTCTTCTCTcctcccaatccattttccttttgtgttgtgtctttttggATTGTAAGCCAAAGGTAAGAGCTGTCTTTTttttgtacaggaataccccgcattaacatacgcaatgggaccggagcgtgtatgtaaagtgaaaatgtacttaaagtgaagcaattatctatgcatgtactgcactgcaatcgccactagatggcagtggcatcatgccattaagtgcccataattgcgaagcgcgcgtacgttaagcggggtatggtggcgtatggagcatgtccgTTATCGCGAGGGTCCGTTAAACGAAGGTACGTAaatcggggtattcctgtagtgatctgtaagcactttgggagcccttttctttttttgctgaacAGCTTGATAATTTTTATGTAAgtaactaaacaaacaaacaaacacttgtTTCATATTATGGCTAGTAGTCAAGAGATCGAACCACAGTTTCCCAGGGTGGATGCAACAGGAAGCTGTGGTTTAACAAATCCCAGAAGTGTTCTATTACGATACGCAACAGAAAGGAGGGCGTATGCAGGTGTAACGCTTGTTCATGGTCTGATAAATCAGGATTTATGAGACCAACATCGTTACATCTGAATGGAGCCTTTTGTCTCCCTTCCGGGAGGAGAAATCAGAATTTCCTTGATTCGGCTTGAAGTGTGCTGAAAACCTGCAGATCCAGTTTTATCCATGTTGGAAATGGGACAGAAAGAAAATGCACGCTTGTATCGAGGAACACTATGAAATGGCCACGTATTTTAAAGTCCGGCTCGTCTGTTCGTGGTGTGAGGAGCTGATCCAGTGAAACAGAACTCACAAAGAAACTGGGTGTGCTTGGCCAAACAGGAGGGTGCATACAGGATTGTCTCCAATtaagttgtactcagagtagaccctttgaaactAATGAGCCTAAGTCAGTCACGGCCAtcactttcaatgggtctactctgagtcggGTTCACATTAGATATATCCCTCAGTCTGCACCCACAGCGTTCGTTTTGTGAGTTCTTCCACGGGAAGGCATTCATGTGGAAGAACAGGTTGGCTAAGAGGCCACTTCCACAAGTGAAGCATACCTTTTCCATACCCTTGTGAGTTGCTTCTTGTAACCAGGAATGGACTTATGCCAACGCCGCTGTCTGCTGGAGAGACATCTTCTAGACTCGATCTCTGACGGGGGGAAAAAACAGCTTGATTTCTTCGCAAAAATGTAAAGGGTGTTGCTTTGTTAGGTTTCAATATGGCTGCCAAGTTCCAAGCACGGTTCTTAAATTTTGGATGGGggaagatggaaggcagggaagtaGAAAGGCCTCTTCAGATCTTCCATCCTCATTCATACTGAATGAGTGGAAGGGGGGTGGGAACATGCCCACTGGTTCTGCTACCACTGAACTAGAAACCGTGAGCCTCAGATGCCAGAAACCTTCCAGACTGAGGTGCGAGAGACCCCACGGCCTGAGGCCTGGATTAGGGGTGGCAGGGCCTGATCCCAGGACCAGAAAGCTCTCAGCCTAATCCTCAGAGCTGGTGCACTGACACAGTCAGCTTGCCTGGCATGAGCTCCTGGAGAGGCGACAGACTGCAGGTCTCCAGGCCAGAGGCCTGCCCTTTTAAGGCCTTCCACTTTTCAAGGGTGAAAAAGTGAAAAAAGGCTTCAGCCTggcttagggatgggtgaatctgtcaatcttCGTTTCTCTCCGGTTCTAATTTTTTCAGTCTGAAattcatttctctacatttccacactggtttgtgattttctttttaaagtcctTCCTCATGACAATTTTGCatgctggcctctttccagcaGGCCTGGGAGTGTGGGGCCCTGACTGGTGGCAGCTAGAAAAGCTGCTActatctgaagatgccagagacaaTTTTGACTGTGGGGTATAGTTTAGGGGCTTGTGTTTGGGCCAAAAGTTAATTCTGGAggtcagttatttttgctgttattgggattatgtttttgtattccATTGTTGGAGCTTATTATGAATGATACGAGTCTTGTTTcagtttttcttgtatttttcttaaaagagatgttttctttaacttattgtttgactatttgaattttgttttgtgacAGATTGAATTGTGAAACGTTTTTCAtgctgtgagccaccttgagcgaGGATTACTgtagaaaggcggcatacaaataaaggaGGAGGATGAAAATTCgccagcactttagtgcaattttctcctaatatacccatttttgcatgtgtattttgcctaatacatacatttttgcaaactaattccccctaatataatgcatgtttgcttgttgttttcaccaatatatgcatctttACGCACATtctaccccagtatatgcatttttcacAGATTACGTGGCTggggaattgcattgcaaaattcgggaaAACTGTGAATTTAGAAGGACGcctatgtttcggttctcgtattgttttggaaagtgcaacttaggaagatttgcctttaaatgtgaactgaattggatttctcccccatccctactctggccCCAGACATTGCCACGGGAGATTGCTCAGTAAGAGCTCTCTTTAATGTCTTGCCCCACTGTTCCTCATGGGCTCCTCCTCGGAATCAGAACAGGACACCTGTCCTCCACAAATTTGACTATTCCCTGCcccccagtggagactggtggctccaatgtcagcggggcaatgtattcactctgggttttagtctgaactttcagcaccttggacagctccttgaaaggtgatttgatttactgccccactgacatcagagccacatgTGTCCACTGTCCCCACCTCCACCAAAGGTGCTGGCCATCACCACAACTTGCAGTAGCAGATTCCATATGTTCCATATCCTTTATGTGAAGGAGGACTTccgtttgtctgtcctggatccaCCGCTGCCAGTCAATGTCAACCCCACTTTCCCTGGACAGACTACCTTTTCTGCAGAGGATGGGAAGGTAGACACCCTCAGTCTTGGCTTCGGCTTGGATCTGTGTCCTTTTG
The DNA window shown above is from Rhineura floridana isolate rRhiFlo1 chromosome 16, rRhiFlo1.hap2, whole genome shotgun sequence and carries:
- the LOC133371321 gene encoding synaptotagmin-like protein 2, producing MLDLSFLTEDEYGKLMKVLQRDAELKRKDGDRIRRLQGSLKDEKKKKFVTGEWFHEVKAQRFQETLEGTDLLRASIKKKKSSSDCENNEHAPARLEDRKASLPSEATVSCSPKSEEERWHEPALDSAKGHRSKPKPRLRVSTFPSSAEKRSSLEDVSPADSGVGISPFLVTRSNSQGYGKGHDIPSAISAKLSERDLDFPYSTGGDIPDTATENRAISVVTQEESSTSSKILVKRASSKGLFCPNTVVGNGAEKPEFGLAKKESLKSSKLPTLEWENGRSVKQGANYTISSSSNKDEDVVLDREHFKNLKSFWEKGGEPALANDVSEILIEKANTTDVGLRPSRLNRSLSTQSNNSQNGDGKSAANIHPKARIPYRKPATLSSSEDEPTYTVPPRKGSGSSIPRSTYGRSKGGTANRNSLSDGNGKQSPVVEEEEKVQRCTRRSKLPVRVPSVKIEAPTKEQAGITFEPETPADEFVMAEESKRKMNSLAGRVQILIESVPSEDIDKLASAVEGSSDLGSRDNLETEKMLLKDEPCSLAKDPLQNEAVDQRGVAQEMDSSTLSEGNRHHAPVAKKLIRANGYSFAKSMVNLYTTTETYTKPQMLSHQYLEPERAKDLSKSIPLLLSETESDTASEISFQFSRHKKTPSMGSHSSDMASVSSVSGSVLSVYSGDFGSVDAQGLVQFALDYDEKNREFQIFVSQCKDLAVVDEKKGRTDPYVKTYLLPDKARMGKRKTSVKKRTVSPIFNEVLRYKIEKMVLLIQKLNLSLWHNDPLGRNSFLGEMEIDLAGWDWQNNKLNWYMLKPRSLSAINYVDNRGVMNLSIKYVPPGSLGRKTPPSGEVHIWVKDTKDLPQLRPSGVDSFVKCYVLPDTSKKSYQKTRIVKRDSNPIFNHTIVYDGFHTEDLKDACVELTVWDHEKLTNHFLGGIRLGLGTGSSYGIAVDWMDSTQEEVAFWQEMMATANEWIEGSLPLRSLAGKRKLK